The window CGCGGCCGTGGCGGTGCTGTGAGATGCTAGTGCGCGCGGCGCGGGGGGCCGGGGGCCTGGTGCTCAAGGTGAGAAGGGGGCTGGCCCTCCTCCCCGCGCTCTTTCCCGGCGCGCCCCGCCGCCCATTGCTACCTAGTGAAGATGGGGAGGGTAGCCCGCTGTGGTGGGAGAAACCGAGGGGTCGGAAATAACTCCCGCCCACGTGGGACGGAGTGGGGGCGGGGGCGCGCGTGTCCGGGCTCACCTGCCGTCCCCGCCCCCCCTTTTCCGAACTCTTACGCTCTCAGGACCCCGCCTCCGTGGCTTCGTTCTTCCCGTGCTCGCTGCCCCCACCCCCGGCCTCTGCCCTACCCGCTCTCCGcgccttcctttcccccacctccctaTCTATCGGTGGTTGTTTCCTGCAGGCTCCCAGAGCCTGGCTGGGCCCCGTTCAGCACCGCGCGGCCTCAGGCCTCCCGAGAAATACCGTCGTGCTGTTTGTGCCACAGCAAGAGGCGTGGGTCGTGGAGCGGATGGGTCGCTTCCACCGGATTTTGGAGCCAGTGAGATTTCcgtttttccttccccctttgcCCGTGGGGAATAGCTGGGGGAGGCAGCCCTGAGCATGAAGAAAATAAGTGAACAAAGCTTGTATTTAGCACTTGTCACATGCAAAGCGCCGGGCTAAGTGATGGGCGTGCACATAGGGAAAGTGTGGCAGTCTCTTCCTTCGAGGAGCTCACCTTCTAATGGGGAAGTCCACACAAGTCCGGGCTATCTAGAAGCCCCTATGGACTGAATGCTCGTGCATAGGGAGGGTTTCTTCAGGGTCTTAATTTCTACCAGATCCTCTGACTTTTCCTCCCACTCTTACCCAGGGCTTAAACATCCTAATCCCTGTGCTGGATCGAATCCGGTATGTGCAGAGCCTCAAGGAGATTGTCATCAATGTGCCCGAACAGTCagctgtgaccctgggtgaggaggagggCACGCCTCCTTGTCATTCTGCCTTTATGTACAAGTGTGACGGGGTGTAGGAGGGTGGGCTGCGCGGAGCTGACCGTGAGGACGTGAGAGAACTGAGCAGCAATTGGGGAGTCATGATAGAGAAAgccaggaagggaaggagggaagggtacattagagagggaagaggaagggctTTGGGGAGAATGGGGAGCTGTGGGATAGAGGCTGAGAGGCTAAAGACCTTgacttttcctcccctttttccctaGACAACGTGACGCTACAGATTGATGGAGTGCTTTACTTGCGCATCATGGACCCTTACAAGGTACCTTCCTACTTCCAAATTTGTGGGCAATTTTGGTGACTTCCCATCTCGGGACATTATATTCCTTATCACAAACTCTTCCCCTAGGCGAGCTATGGTGTAGAAGATCCAGAGTATGCAGTCACCCAGCTGGCCCAGACGACCATGAGAAGTGAGCTTGGAAAGCTCTCATTGGATAAGGTTTTTCGTGTGAGTGGAGTCAGGTCACAGCTTTTGGTCACTTAGGGTAAAAGTGTAAAGGCTCCTTTTTACAGACCTTGTTGTATTGAATCTTTCCCCTGGAGACTTGATGGTGTGATGGGGAGTCAAGGGAAGGTATCAGGTTGTCTGCTTGGTCCAGCTCCCTAGAACAGGGCTCCCACTGAGGTAAATAAGATGTTATCTCATCTTTGTCCCACACCAGGAACGAGAATCCCTGAATGCCAGCATTGTGGATGCCATCAATCAGGCCTCTGATTATTGGGGTATCCGCTGTCTCCGCTATGAGATCAAGGACATCCACGTACCTCCTCGAGTCAAAGAGTCTATGCAGATGCAGGTTGGGGGAATGAGGGCGTGGCTCTTGGAATGGTGGGGCAGTTTAAAGCTGAAAACCATAGGAGCTGGGAAGGAGTCATTGGTTGCAGAGACAGAGATCATCCTATTCAAATGCCTAGTGAGAATGGCAATGGAATCTGTTTTTTAGTCCCTGGACCCTGCTCTTTCATCTTCCTGGGAAAACTCTATTGATGGGGATTATGGTTATCCATATTTGAGTTCTCTAGCTAGCCTTCTTTTTACCCCCAAGATGACCTTGGGATGAGAAAGTATAGCTGTGTCTCTGTTTTAGCGCCATCCCTGATAGCCTGAAAACTAGGTCTGTCTCCTTGGTGACCTTGGGGTGGGGTGACCCTGCTTCCAGGTAGAGGCAGAACGTCGGAAACGTGCAACGGTGCTTGAGTCAGAGGGAACTCGGGAGTCTGCCATCAATGTGGCTGAGGGAAAGAAGCAGGCACAGatcttggcctctgaggcagagAAGGCTGAACAAATCAACCAGGCAGCTGGTCAGTGATGGTGGGGGTAAAGAGGGGGTCTGGTCTGGCCAGACTTCTGTCCCTGTAGGGATTCTGGCCAGGAACAAATTTTCCCTGTTTGCTGTCACTGAGAACTCTTGCCTCCCCCAGGCGAGGCCACTGCAGTGCTGGCCAAAGCAAAGGCCAAGGCTGAGGCTATACGGATCCTAGCAGCAGCTCTGACACAACAAGTGAGTGAATAATAGGAGGTAGGAGATTTCTTGTCCTGTTCCTAAGCAGAAATGCTCCATAGTGCTCCCCTATCTACTTTTGGGGGGTTCTCTTGAAGCTGTGTCCCCTGTAATCTGAACTCATCTCTGAAGTCACATTTTCTATAATTCCTGACTTCCCACTTCCCTTGATTTAACCTCAAAATGCATTCCCTAAGCCTATGTCCTTTGACTCTATGGCCTTGTGATCCCGATTTCTTGTTTCCCATGGCCCCTGACCTCACCTGTCCCATATTTCCTGATCTCATTTCTCATGACCCCTTATGTTATTTATACTTTTTGTAATTCTTGACCTGATGATCGTGGCGGTGACTATAGAATGGAGATGCAGCAGCTTCCCTAACAGTGGCCGAACAGTATGTCAGCGCTTTCTCCAAACTGGCAAAGGATTCCAACACCATTCTGCTACCTTCTAATCCTGGAGATGTCACTAGCATGGTGGCTCAGGTTAGAGTCTCCCTCAACATCCCCATTTTAATTGCATTCTACCAGAAACTAAAGTAGTTTTCCAGATTACCCCAGGGAACATTGTCTCTAGATGTTGTTTCTGAATCTCTCCTTTCCTGAAGGTCTTCCTCACATCCCcaatcaaaaataattaaatcttcctgcagaaatagttttgttttacCCCCTTTCAAGTTGAATAGCCTCCTTCCCAATGAAATGCTGATTCTCCACCTCCAATATATGAATTACCATTCACTGTGGTCCTCAGTTCTCCCCTTCCACCTATGAATCAATCAGTCAGCCTTAAggtttttactttcttattctcTGCCTTCAATACTCACATGCATCTCCTCTCCCTGGTGTCTCATTCCCATCTCTTGTTCCTCCATTTTCATGCCTCTGTCCCTTGCCCTAATTTTTTATGTGTTATTACACCAATcacctaattttgtttttctctaatccCAGGCCATGAGTGTGTATGGAGCCCTTGCCAAAACCTCCACCACCGAGGCACCAAGTTCAGTCTCTGATGGAAAAATCAGGGTTGCCCAGCGTGCAAACACTGGTCAGGATGAAGAACTGGAACGTGTAAAACTGAGTTAGCAGAGCCTGGCTTGGCTTGTGGGCCCTGGGAATCCTGGGAGAGGCTTCTGATCCAGGACCCATCTTTACCCCACTGCCCTCAACACTTCTGGACCCCTCAGCCaagattttggtttttatttttttatttgaactttaATCATGTAATAAATACATCTGGTGGGACAGCAGCAAGAAGCAGTCTCATTGTCTTAGAGTTTGGGGGAAAGTTCAGGAAACTGGTGTTGTTATAGTTTGTAAGATggtggattttctttttcctgcatAATACTCCACATCCATATTGGGgtttggaaacattttttttccttcagaagttGATATGGCAAGTAAGGCAGGtattaaagagtttttaaagaGGAACACTGGAAATTCTCCACGCCACCTCTgcattcttctctcttcctcccatacAAAACTATGGGGAAGACTagacttcatttctcaatgaGTTAGCCTAGCCCTCCTGTGTGATGCATGCTGTAGGATTGTAGTCTGCAGCATATTGCTGAGAAGACTTTGGGCAGAAAGGGAGATCTCTGTTTTTTAGTTCATGCTTTCTGTTTTCCCATTGTAGAAGAGGGTATTGTAGGGCATGGAGAAGAATCTCTTGTTTCCTATTGCCCTGGGGAATCACTGCTCAAACTTATGGGGTAATCATTACCTATTAAGGGTGGGATCGTGGGAAGTTACATATCACTATCAgaaacccaattttttttcttcttgctgtcTTGAGGGATTTAAGACCAATTTCACCCTAGTTAGCCAACTGCACCGGATAGATATACTCCCACATAAGTCCACCCCGAGGGCTTAGTCAAAATCCACAAAAAGCCTGCCCTTGCTGCAGTTCTGCAATAACCTCTGGGTCCATCTCCCTTTGTTTTTGAGGTGATTTAACTAGGACTGGACACCAGACAAAAGAACTTATAAACGCTAGTGGAATGGAAGAATACTGGATCAAACAAAGCCCTCATCTCAAATGCCACGACTCTGTTTAATCCCTTTCCTCTTGCCCCCATTTAAAAGAGGGGTTTGACCCCCTTCTGCTTCTACCCCTGATTAGTGTCACAGGCCTCAGAAATGCTAACTGGGGGACAATGTCCAATGGGAAGGGACCCTCTCAACTTCCTCCCCTTACTGCCCAGCCCAGGGCGGTGATTTGCAGCCCACAGTTCACTTAAGAGCACCATCCTATTGCCCAACACAGTGCTAgctgctggggatgcaaagacaaagaaGGTCGCTCCACTGTTCGGGGCTGCTGGGACGCCCCATGCTGTCCCTGGCAAGCGCTGTCGCAGACCTGCTTCCCTTTACTCCCTCTTCCTCGTCCTCATGTCCTCGGGAGGGGGCGCTCCAAGCGCGGCGCTCCTCTCTAGCTTTGCGTGCCTCTTCTCCATGGTGTGCggctgggggaagaggggaacCTGAGCCACACTTCCGGTTCCTAGCGCGCTGCTTCCGGCTGCCTGCTGTGCTGCTCATAGGTGACTGAGGGTGTCCGCGTAGCTCGCCGGGGACCCCTGGGACTGCGAGCAGAGTGGGAGGGACCGCCTCTTAGTATCCCTGTGTTCCTGACCCCTTCCCCGGGGCCGGGAGGGTAGCCTGTGTTTGCACGTCCCGCGCGTCCTCCTTTGCCGCGTCCTTTTCCGTCACCCCCCTACCTCAGGTGTGCTCGACAGTCCGTGGCCTTCCCTGCGCGTCCCCCTGCCCTCCCCCGTCTCTGTCCCATCCTCGTAACGTACCTTCCTCCCCCTCATGTCCCCTTGCCCTGCGTCCCCCCACCGCGCTAAGTGTTTCCCACTCCCAAGGCTCCTCCCTCCGGCCATCCTGCCCTTCTGTGTTCCTGCATCCCACTCGCCGCTACTCCTTTCAGTGCCCTGACCCCCGACGCCGCCTTCCTGTGTCAGCCCAGCACCTCTTCTCCGGACCCCGTCTCGCCCGGTGCTGCTTCTGCCCCTTACTCTCTCCGGCACTCCCGTAGGCCCCAGGGCTCCGTCCTAGGAGCCGCTCCCCCATCGGCGTATTGCAGGTTCTTCCCGACCGCGGCTTTGGgcactcctcccctcccccttccctcgtGGTGCCTGATCTTGCCAAACGGGGCGTGGCCGGTGCGCTGGTCTGGGGAGGGTGACTTTGACTCGGGAGAGGCTGGTCTCGGAGGAGGGAGGGGCTGGGAGGCGGCGCTTCCAAGCTGAAAAAGCCAAGGGGCCCGTGCTGCTCGCTGCCCAAACCTGTTTGTGGGGCAGGGAGGGAGCGGTAAAAGGAGAAAGCTTCAattaagggagagaaaaaaatgagaggaggaAGGATTCATAGGCATGTCTTGGGTGAGGGGACTCGCTTTTTCCTGTGTCCCAAGTCCCAGAGAAGTCGTTGTCGGAGTGATGTTCCATTCTCACACTTGCTGTCCAGCCATTTCTTTCCAGCATTTAAGAGTCACTCACATGCCAGACCGCTGTCAGCTAACCCTCACTTCAGACTAGGTGTAATAATAACATAAAAGTGCTGACATTTTcctggcactttaaggtttgcaaaacatattgaacatattttgcttttatcctcacaaccaccccaGAAGGTAGGTGCTGTTAATTAGCCGTGTCTAATCTCCAGTTTGCTTGGTATAGATCCAGTTGCTGTAGGACAAGATTTTTGACCAAAGAATAAGGAGGATCTAACACTGATGGATTCCTCAGGTCTGAGGAGAGTCATAAGATCATAGCTCTAAAGAGGGAGCCGACCATGGAGGCCGTGTGGTTAGATTTAcagaaatgagaaactgaggcacagcagGAAACAGCCCACACCATTGTTGAAGTTGGGTGgaactatttttattaaaaaattacagTAATCTATCAAACTTGGAATGAAAGGTGACGTTGTACTGTTGAGTTAGAGAATGGGTTCAAGGAAGGCTTATTAGATAGTGACTTTGAACTGAAATTTGATTGAAAAGAGAACTTGTTTTCTGTGCCTTAAGTGTTCTTGATGAGTCTGCCTTGAAGATTtacatgagagagagagatggaaaaagggaTTCATGGaggaggggtggagagaggaaagagagagaggttaGTGCACAAGAGTTTGAATGAGCAGTGAGAACTTAAGTAACATGTCTGTCTTCCTGATATCCAGAATGCTGAAGGCCCTGGTATTGTTTTTCCTGGCCTGGGTCTGCTTCCTCTTTTATGCTGGAATTGCTCTCTTCACCAGTGGCTTCCTGCTCACCCGGCTGGAGCTTACTAATCATAGCAGCTGTCAGGAGTTGCCTGGAAAAGGACCTCTGGTGGGAGGTGGCCGAGGTGAACCCGGAGCCTGCTGGACAGCTCCCCGATTTTCCCGAGCTGTGATAGTGTTGATAGATGCACTTCGATTCGATTTTGTACAACCTTGGCCAGGTGGCCTTCCTGCCCAATACCCCTACCTAGGAAAACTAGGTTCCATACAGCACCTTTTGGAAACCAAGCCACAACATGCCCGCCTGTACCGGTTCCTGGCTGACCCACCCACCACCACCATGCAGAGACTCAAGGCCCTCACCACAGGCTCTTTACCTACTTTCATTGATGCTGGGAGCAACTTTGCTAGCTATGCCATCCAAGAAGATAACCTCATTGCTCAGCTCAACAACACTGGTCAGTCTAAAAAGGTTATGGAATGTTAAAAACTTAGGATGTTAAAATGATATTAACCTAGAATTGAAAGGGATCATCCAGGCCAAATTCTCACTCAGTGAGGAATCCCTTCTTTAAAGCCATGATGAGGAGTTATCCTGCATTTGCTTTTTATACGTTTAGTCAACAGTGTTAATCATTAGAAGTTTCAACTCTGAAACTTAAACCTTTTGCTCCCAACTACGAAATAAGTATATTTCTTTGTGATATTCCTTTGCtatttgaagatagctattaTGTCTACCTTAGACTGTTTTACCCAGGTTAAATGTCCTCAGGTCATTCAGTCTATCTTTATATGATAAGATTTTCAGGCCATCACACATCATTCTGGTCATGTTCCTCTGTAAATATACCAATTTGTTAATGTTGATATCATGGTACCCAGAAGGGAACACAACATTCCTAAAGTGTTGTGTGTTACCTCCTgcagttatatatttttttagacATTAATGTctaaactatattaaatactttatTCCTTCTAATTTAGCCTGAAGTCACAGTTTTTTTGGTCTCACAATTGATTCATAGTGTAAGCCCAGACCTCTTAAATAAAAAACTCAGATTACTTGAACTGCTGTTAAGACAAAGAGGTTAGTGTAGTAAAGAACTTTAGAGACCAGGTAGTGTAGGATTTTTTTGCCTGGAgtccatgaactttaaaaaatataaatgcgTACACATGTTAACTGTATATTCAttacaattggtttcctttgcagtcctttgtgttgttttttatgcatttaaaaacattattctaagaaaggcTTCTTGGGTTTTATCATACTAATGAAGAGAGGTCAGTAATACAAAGAAACAGATGAACCTATGTTCTGTTCCAACCCTCTTAATTAGGTGACTATTTCATCCTCTTCCCCATACTTAACAAGCCACTTCCATATTATCCCTTACCTTAGATATTTTCTTGTCCTCATACTTCTACCatcttcccatcccttccccttctctttagATACCTTACTCTCATTCAAATTAATTTAGACCTTAATAGGTCTAGTCAGGTGAAATGATTTACCTAAGATGGTACAATTAATTTGTGGAAGAGTTGTCACTAGAGCCTACCTGCTCTTCCAATCTTATGCTTTTTCACAATATGCTACAGGTTCTTCTCATACTTTACCTTCCTTCCTTGTGTGTTCTCTTCACTATCACAGAGTCTCCACTTTCTTCTTTGTCTGAGGCTTTTTTCCTACTGTTTTACCTGTCTCTGTTTGCCTTATCAGCAGTTTAAACTCCTGATGCATGACCCGCCCTATGCTAAACTTTGTTGGCCCACAATGAGGGTAtagtccttcccctcccctcccaaaaaatTTACAACATAATTGAGGAAAACTATTTACTTTTATTAAACAACTagagaatgataaaagaaatataaactctttggtGGACTGGATTGTTTTTAATTGTTGACTGATATAACTAagattactataaatatttgaaatatttgaaaggaaagatTATGGTAGATTAGAATGGTTAGGTAAGGTTTTCATGTAGGAGATATGACTTGAATTGCATTGTTAATAATGGCTAGGATTTGGATAAGCAAAGAATGAGGAGGGGAGGGTATTACAGATGGTATGAATGGTATTAGCAAAGGCTGGGATGTAAAAATGGTAATGGGTCATTGCCTTTTGAAAAGGCATGGCTAAAGCAAAAGATTTATATtgatgggggaaggaaagaaggggaaattgtAGAGTGAGAccatattataaaataatcttcAAAAATTCTCCCTGACTCTCCCAATGCTACAGGGAAACGTGTGGTCTTCATGGGGGATGACACTTGGAAGGGGCTGTTCCCAGAAGCTTTCTCTCAAGCCTTCTTCTTCCCATCTTTCAATGTTAAAGATCTACACACTGTGGACAGTGGCATTCTGGAGCACCTCTACCCTACCAGTGAGCAGTCCTAAGTGGGATCTGGGCTTAGATTTTGATGGAAGGGAGAGGTGGGGATAGACCAGTCTTATATTTGGGTCATATTCTGAGAAGCTAGTGCTAAACTCAATTTGTAAAATATGGAGTTAAGACCATTGGAGACTATTTGTATTTGTCCCAACATACATTGGATCTGATTTTGAGCTGCATTATGCAGCGGGGTAAGGATGTGATTCTTTGAAAGTCCTTTGGATGGTACTTTCCTGGGTGATGAAATTTGGAGTCAATTTCCATTGGTAGAGGATATTAAAGGTTGAGAAACGAAGGAGGGGTATCAGGCCCTTTGTCTCAGTGTTGCTATCTACAGTGGACAGAGATGACTGGGACCTGCTGATTGCTCACTTCCTGGGTGTAGATCACTGTGGCCACAAACATGGTCCCCACCATCCTGAGATGGCCAAGAAGCTGAACCAGATGGACCAGGTGCTTCAGTAAGTTGTACTTTATTTAGTACATTTTATTTAGTAAATTTAGAGAAATTTAGTTGTGGGCAGGAAGCAGGGCCTAAATTGATGATGGAGCAGAGATAGTAGCTCTTTGGggatagagagggagggaaagggagagaggaaaacagacagacagacatagaggaGTAAGAGTGTTTGAGTGTGGTAGGGAGGGTAGTTAGATATGGAACATGATCTGGTCAGGACTATCTTCTAATAGTGTGGGAGTAGGGGTTAGGGCATAGGAGATCACTGTATATTTGTTGGTTCTCTATTGAAGTACTTAATGTGATTAGACGTTCATTGTTGGGATTTTGTCTAATACTCTGTTGGCTCCACTTAATTATTGCCACCAGTATTCCCTTTCAGAAACTTGAGGTCATGTTTATTTGGGTTCCCTCTATCATTGAGTAACTTGGGTCTCATTGAAAACTAGCCTGAGGGTAATGGGACCTGATTACCAGtatctgaacttcagtttctttttgtgaATTAGGACAATTATTTTAACTGCTTGCTTCATAGAGTTATCATGTTAGGGCTAAACAAGATAACATGGCATCCTGTAAAACCATAAACTCCTAAGAATGCTCTTTTAATGAATGCCAGGGGTCAAGGGATGACTATACTCAGGATAGTATCTTCCCAAAggttccttctctttcccccattgTTTTGTGCCGTGCAATTAGGACTCTTGTGGAGCGACTGGAGaatgatacattgctggtggtgGCTGGAGATCATGGCATGACAGAGACAGGAGACCATGGTGGGGACAGCAAGCCAGAAGTCATGGCTGCCCTCTTTCTCTACAGTTCTTTGCCCCTTTTCCCCAGGGCACCCCCAGAAGTAAGTTCAAAagccattagtttttttttttccccaggtctcctctttccttttgacCCCTTggactctttttctctttttgatttcattGTCTTTTAGGTGACTATTTCATCCTCTTCCCCATACTTAACAAGCCACTTCCATATTATCCCTTACCTCAGATATTTTCTTGTCCTCATACTTCTACCaccttcccatcccttccccttctctttagATACCTTACTCTCATCATTTTTACCTATCTCTATcacttttaaatgttcttttctttgctCCTCCTCATTGCACTCTGGACAGTGGTCTTTTTCCTCCACCCTTTCCACTGATTTGTTCCTACCTTTGATTTTATTGCCTCCAGGACCCGGAAGTGGTTCCCCAGGTGAACCTGGTACCGACACTCGCCCTTCTGCTTGGCCTGCCTATACCTTTTGGAAACATAGGAGAAGTGATAGTGGATCTGTTTTCAGGAGAAGTAGATACCCAGCCTCTTGCTACAGCTCTTGCACAAGCCTCTGCTTACCATCTCAATGCCCAACAGGTAGGGGACCTGGGGACAGGGCTGTCTTGGACTAGGATCTAGGAGTTAGAAACTTGAACAAAAAACCCACAGCCTGTGCCTTCATGCTCATTTTCTCTATCCTTCATCTCCTGAGCCATTTCTGTTCTTTACTTAGCCTATATAAGATATGGATTCTAGCCCTGGGGCATTTTGGCTACTGTacatttctgtttttcccccCTCTACCTCTACCCTTTCCATGCcttattgacattttctttccTGTACCCTTTCTGCAGGTATCCCGTTTTCTTCATGCTTACTCATTAGCTGCCCAGGACTTGCCCCCTGAGGAATTGCAACGCCTTCAGGACCTCTTCTCCTCTGCATCTTCTGAATATAAGCGACTGTTAGATCAGCTGAAGACTGAAGAGGTCAGAGAGGCTGACGTACAGGCTCTGATCTCCCAGCTGAGATTGTTCTTGCAGGGAGCGAGGACAGCCTGCACAGAGACATGGGCTCGATTCCGCCCAGCCCGAATGATAGGGGGCACTGTGCTCCTGGCCTTCACCTGCCTCCTCTGCCTAGTGACCTCTGGGCTCACCAGCTCCCCTGACTTCCCTTTCCTAGGCCTGCTCCTAAAGTCTGTGGCCTGGGGCCTGGTAGGAGCTGCCTTGCTAGCTGGGGGACTGATAGTAGGAAGGACTGGGCTAGACCCAGCTCTGTTGTGTTCAGGGGGTGCAGCCACTTCCCTCGTGGCCTTCCTGTGGGCTTTAAAATGGAGAGGGAAGCCACCAATGGCAATCTTTCTCCCAGGCCCTTTGCCCATCCTGGTGCTCCTGTTTCTTCGATTTGCTGCCCTCTTTTCTGACAGCTTTGTCCTGGCTGAGGCCCGGGCAGCCCCCTTCCTTTTATGTTCGTTGTCCCTGTTTGTGGTGGCTCAGCTGCACTGGGAGGGCCGGCTTCTGGTGGGGGGACCCACAGCTTCTTGCCTCAGTTCCCCCACAGCATCTGTGGCACGGCGGGAGGGTCCTCGGGCCTTGGGGCTATTGGTTGGCCTGCTCCTGTGTGTACGCCTGTCCAGTCTCTTCCATCGCTGCCCAGAAGAGACACCTGTTTGCCAGTCATCACCCTGGTTAGCTCCTTTATCTTCAGTGGGTGGTGGCCAGGCCAAGAACCTTTGGTATGGGGCATGTCTAGGGGCACTAGGGGTGCTTGTCCTGTCTGTAAGATTTTGGCTACGTCGCTGTGGGAATCTGAACAGCTCTGCACCTTCAATCCTCTTTGTGCGCTGGGGATTGCCACTGATGGCTCTGGGCACTGCTGCCCACTGGGCATTGGCTTCAGGCTCAGATGAGGCACCCCCCAGGCTACAGGCCTTGGTGTCTGGAGCTGTGATAGGGTTGCCACGGGTTGTATTGGGTCTGGCAGCCATAGGACTGGGGCTGCTGCTTTGGCAGCCTGTCACAGTATTGGTCAAGACTGGGGCAAGCAGCCCCAACCCCATCGTTGTCCCTTTTGTGGGACCCCCTGCCTCCCAAGCTGACCTGAACTATGTAGTCCCTCAGATCTACCGTCGAATGCAGGAGGCACTGAGGGGGAAGCTGGCTGGGGGTGGGGGCCAGACACCACTGGCACTGGCAGCCTACGGGCTGGGGAGTGTGTACTCTGCCGCCGTGGTGACCACTCTTGCCCTGCTGGTCTTCCCACTGCTGCTGCTGCACACTGAGCGGATCATCCTCGCCTTCCTGATCCTCTTCCTTCAGAGTTTCCTACTCTTGCAGCTGCTCGCCGCTGCTGTTGGAACCCCTGCTGGAAGCCCTGGTAGGCGGCAGGACAGTCCCGTCCATAGATATCCCTAGAATATCCATCTCCTTGTCCTTGGAACAGCTATACTCCCAGGTGGACCATCGAGGCTGGGGAGAAAGGTTGTCCTCTCCTTAGTAATGGCAGGCCTACTTCAGTCACCTTGACATTTGGTCTTACTTTATAATAGTGCTGCTGTCACCAGTTCTTGAGGAGATTCTGATCTGGGAGAAGTCAGGGCTCAAACACTTCCCCCTGCTCCACACCTATTGCCCTCTCCACTCTAATCAGGATTGTTTCCTTTGGAGAAGTTTTACCCCACTGATTAATCTCTAGACAGTTAGGGGACCATTTGTCTGCAACAGTGAGCACTGGGGAAGTTGGATCAGGGTGACTAGGCAGAGGAGATGGATGCAAAGTGGGAGCAGAATTAAAGAACAGGAGCAGAGTACAGGAAAGTCATGTGACATtgttggggggaaaggagaacaAGCTAACAGTGTGAAGGTGATAAATTTGTGTGTTCTTCCCAGGTCCCTTCTCCGTGCCATGGCTAGCTATTTCTGCTTGGGCTCTCACAGCCACTCAGACCTTCTACTCCACAGGCCATCAACCTGTCTTTCCAGCTATCCACTGGAATGCTGCCTTTGTGGGCTTCCCTGAAGGACATGATTCATCCCCTGTGCTGCCCGCTCTGCTCGTAGGGGCCAACACCTTTGCCTCCCACCTTCTTTTTTCAGGTATCTCATCCCCCAACCTCCATTCCGTCTCCTAAGACTAAGACTCTAGAAGGGAGTGGTGGTACTTCCCACCTgagtaggggaagggaagaaacttACTGTTTCCTTTTATCTCAGTTGCTCAGTGTGTAAGACTGGCCAAGGTATCATGA of the Sarcophilus harrisii chromosome 1, mSarHar1.11, whole genome shotgun sequence genome contains:
- the STOML2 gene encoding stomatin-like protein 2, mitochondrial; the encoded protein is MLVRAARGAGGLVLKAPRAWLGPVQHRAASGLPRNTVVLFVPQQEAWVVERMGRFHRILEPGLNILIPVLDRIRYVQSLKEIVINVPEQSAVTLDNVTLQIDGVLYLRIMDPYKASYGVEDPEYAVTQLAQTTMRSELGKLSLDKVFRERESLNASIVDAINQASDYWGIRCLRYEIKDIHVPPRVKESMQMQVEAERRKRATVLESEGTRESAINVAEGKKQAQILASEAEKAEQINQAAGEATAVLAKAKAKAEAIRILAAALTQQNGDAAASLTVAEQYVSAFSKLAKDSNTILLPSNPGDVTSMVAQAMSVYGALAKTSTTEAPSSVSDGKIRVAQRANTGQDEELERVKLS